The Labrus mixtus chromosome 14, fLabMix1.1, whole genome shotgun sequence nucleotide sequence ACTCTACATGACCACAACGTGTGATAATGGCCCGAATATAGAACACGAGGTCTTGACTATAGAGAAGTTGGACAGCAACCGGGAAGAAGGGAAACCGCTTTCTACAAAGGATATTTTGAGCCCTGAGAAGCTGAAGCAGACCAACTTGAAGTCTATGTTTATCACAGGAGTGGCTGGGTCAGGGAAGTCTACGGCGATGAGACGACTGATCCTGGACTGGATTGAAGAGCGTTCACATCAACACGTgtctttcctgtttccttttacTTTCAGAGAACTCAAACAGTTCGAGGGTTGTACGGTCTCCCTGTTGGAAATCATACAAACAGTCTACCCAGAGACAAAAAAACTGAGGGATGAGGAATATAGATCTGATGACTGCAAAATCATGTTTGTCTTTGACGGGCTTGACGAGTACAGCGGAAACCTTGACTTTCAGCACACCGAGCTTCTCTGTGACCACACGGATTCCACCACTCTGAACATCATTGTAGTCAACCTCCTCAGAGCGAGGCTTCTCTACCGCGGCCTCTTCATCGTCACTTCTCGCCCGCTAGTGAAGCGCTGCATTCCCTGGGATGCACATTATGACGAGATGGAGCTACGAGGTTTCTGTGACCCTGACAAGAACGAGTACTTCCGGAAAAGATTTCAGGATCCAGATCAAGCAGCTCGTGTGATCGCATATATCGATTCTCTGAAAACGCTCCGCATCATGTGCCACCTGCCCTTGTTTTGCTCGCTTGTGGCTGATGAGTGCCAGTGCATCTTTACAGAGCGGGGGACGCATGCAGAGCTGCCCCGAAGCATCACCCACATGTACACAAAGCTGCTGCTAACACTCACACGTCAGCTTCGCATATTCAGAGCTCCAGATCTTGacccagaaagagagagagacttcctCTTAAAACTGGGGAAGTTGGCCTTTAGCATGTTGGAGCGAGGCCAGTTCAAGATCACAAAGTCTGACTGGAAGGAGGTTGGAATCAGTGATGAAGAGGCGGTGACTAACAGCGGGCTTTGCACACAATACGTCACACAACCATTTGTGTTGCTGTCGGAGAAAGTCCTCAGCTTCATCCACCCCACCATGCAGGAGTATCTGGCTGCCCTTTACGCGTTTCTCTCCTTCAGAAACCAGGGGAAGAACATTTTCGAGCAGCAACTGAAACACAA carries:
- the nlrc3l1 gene encoding NLR family CARD domain-containing protein 3, with the translated sequence MDDAEMEVEASSIGEAVSARGENEYVEDEDLFYIPERRPSLDLGPSPMEATHWHYVVQASPPALSYGSMTSEETSENMEDEDGCFTGVELNRADSFSSCYSFDSDDCEKRKPSGLTSDKVEEEAASELTDTPELMTDPNEIRHPSLTVAFTLKAICNTLGKLSKDNIQKFKGMLWKRYPQSFNTHPQSMDLLDLVDRLLECYSLEVSMQITKTLLQEMGLKKLVNYLQTLCIRNEVRHDLSETLKRKYGKACEDLNTQGERRSFDDNFAKLYMTTTCDNGPNIEHEVLTIEKLDSNREEGKPLSTKDILSPEKLKQTNLKSMFITGVAGSGKSTAMRRLILDWIEERSHQHVSFLFPFTFRELKQFEGCTVSLLEIIQTVYPETKKLRDEEYRSDDCKIMFVFDGLDEYSGNLDFQHTELLCDHTDSTTLNIIVVNLLRARLLYRGLFIVTSRPLVKRCIPWDAHYDEMELRGFCDPDKNEYFRKRFQDPDQAARVIAYIDSLKTLRIMCHLPLFCSLVADECQCIFTERGTHAELPRSITHMYTKLLLTLTRQLRIFRAPDLDPERERDFLLKLGKLAFSMLERGQFKITKSDWKEVGISDEEAVTNSGLCTQYVTQPFVLLSEKVLSFIHPTMQEYLAALYAFLSFRNQGKNIFEQQLKHKFRGMLKGNKVMEMYKSALDRSLQCKDGKLDIFMRFLFGMATKTNMELLQTFCTSSVKWPTVIEDVAALITQKIRENHHPGRTSNLQCCLEELGVSATEAASS